A genomic segment from Chitinophaga niabensis encodes:
- a CDS encoding vWA domain-containing protein produces MKGFIFSRYDPSENSQSPFEKLLDIFTQLLTYTSGDVAEALQWLTELDKEYQLSNNEYGIGDFIQDLKDKGFIRENEENGNFAITSKTEQTIRKRALDEIFGKLKKSSIGDHNIRKSGMGDEMNAETRPYEFGDPLEQIDMTASIRNAQINHGIDAFSMQQDDLEIRETDFKTQTSTALMIDISHSMILYGEDRITPAKKVAMALSELITTRYPKDTLDIIVFGNDAWQIEIKDLPYLQVGPYHTNTVAGLELAMDILRRRRNPNKQIFMITDGKPTCLKQGKSYYKNSFGLDRKILNRTLNLAAQCKKLKIPITTFMVATDPWLQQFVNEFTETNNGKAFFSGTDQLGQFLFYDFESGKRKKV; encoded by the coding sequence ATGAAAGGCTTTATTTTCTCCAGGTACGATCCGTCCGAAAATAGCCAGTCGCCGTTTGAAAAGCTGCTGGACATTTTTACCCAGCTGCTCACTTACACCAGCGGTGATGTAGCAGAAGCACTACAGTGGCTCACTGAGTTAGATAAAGAATACCAGCTGAGCAACAACGAGTATGGCATAGGGGACTTTATACAGGATCTGAAAGACAAGGGTTTTATTCGTGAAAACGAGGAGAACGGCAATTTTGCAATAACATCCAAAACAGAACAAACCATCCGAAAGCGCGCGTTGGACGAAATATTCGGGAAACTGAAGAAATCTTCCATCGGCGACCATAACATCCGTAAATCCGGTATGGGCGATGAAATGAATGCGGAAACACGCCCCTATGAGTTCGGGGACCCGCTGGAGCAGATAGATATGACGGCTTCCATCCGTAACGCCCAGATCAATCATGGCATAGATGCCTTTTCCATGCAGCAGGACGACCTGGAGATCAGGGAAACAGACTTCAAAACCCAGACCTCCACTGCCCTGATGATAGATATCTCCCATTCCATGATCCTCTACGGGGAAGACCGGATCACACCCGCTAAAAAAGTGGCCATGGCGCTCAGCGAGCTGATCACCACCCGCTATCCCAAAGACACACTGGATATTATCGTGTTCGGCAACGATGCCTGGCAGATAGAGATCAAAGACCTCCCTTATCTACAGGTAGGCCCTTACCACACCAATACCGTAGCCGGTCTGGAACTGGCCATGGACATCCTGCGGAGGCGGCGCAATCCCAACAAACAGATCTTTATGATCACAGACGGAAAGCCCACCTGCCTCAAACAGGGCAAATCCTATTACAAGAACAGCTTCGGGCTGGACCGCAAGATCCTGAACCGTACGCTGAACCTCGCAGCACAGTGCAAAAAACTGAAGATCCCCATCACTACTTTTATGGTGGCTACCGATCCCTGGCTGCAGCAGTTTGTGAATGAATTCACCGAAACCAATAATGGTAAAGCTTTCTTCTCCGGTACAGATCAGCTAGGGCAGTTCCTGTTCTATGATTTTGAAAGCGGGAAAAGGAAAAAAGTATAA